In one Leptospira biflexa serovar Patoc strain 'Patoc 1 (Paris)' genomic region, the following are encoded:
- a CDS encoding ParA family protein has protein sequence MKIITVANIKGGTSKSTTAIHLALALSKKGSTLAIDMDPQADLSDFFFPEEPVEFFDSGNTLSVLNAETTLAESIKNSNNVDVLPSIIELSDLSYLASKDFSIIPRLKNVLLKTKYDYVVIDTPGSGSSENITSYLPASVILVPVTPSKWAVRTVAQVLKKVSEAERFDEQSKKKSVMILPSQWGTSQKQMDLLDKLRNIKSLKILEPIPKNDSIRDRTETGKPLQEGSAPWKAFENLAEILK, from the coding sequence ATGAAAATCATTACGGTTGCCAACATTAAAGGTGGAACTTCCAAATCCACCACAGCAATTCACCTCGCACTTGCTCTATCCAAAAAAGGTTCCACTCTCGCAATCGATATGGACCCACAAGCAGACCTTTCCGACTTCTTTTTCCCGGAAGAACCAGTTGAGTTTTTTGACTCAGGGAACACATTATCCGTTTTAAATGCCGAAACCACTCTCGCCGAATCGATCAAAAACTCAAATAATGTAGATGTGCTCCCCTCGATCATTGAACTCTCAGATTTGAGTTACCTTGCCTCCAAAGATTTTTCCATCATCCCAAGACTAAAAAACGTACTCTTAAAAACAAAATATGACTACGTTGTCATCGACACACCTGGATCGGGTTCCTCTGAAAATATCACTTCTTACCTACCTGCATCCGTAATTCTTGTGCCAGTCACTCCATCCAAGTGGGCTGTGCGAACAGTTGCCCAAGTCCTAAAGAAAGTGAGCGAAGCAGAAAGATTCGACGAACAAAGCAAAAAAAAGTCTGTTATGATCCTACCCTCTCAGTGGGGGACATCCCAAAAACAAATGGACCTTTTGGACAAATTAAGGAATATCAAATCGCTTAAAATTCTAGAACCAATTCCAAAAAACGACAGTATTCGGGACCGTACAGAGACTGGCAAACCTCTTCAAGAAGGAAGTGCTCCTTGGAAAGCTTTCGAAAACTTAGCGGAGATACTCAAATAA
- a CDS encoding ParB/RepB/Spo0J family partition protein, producing MKNKTNFNPADILSKASNRTSSLNPFLSSENAAQHQTIDIPIDLIITENNPRKTFNETSIRELADSISQYGLLQPIVVRKKAGKYELINGERRYRAHKLLKSKTIPAVVKNVEQIDITKLPEIKLVENLQREDLSESDLALSLQELKNRHKETNEQLAKRISKSAQWVKTKIAHAEILKETSLNSNVDKSHPIYQIPTSLFTEIAPLDVSNRKKAIDYLIKGLEKKGDFPSRNDLREYVRPLKPTKQTKAKPKLSQLELKDLKSKLAKIKEKISVLQNEKAILEETIRKYKK from the coding sequence ATGAAAAACAAAACAAATTTCAATCCTGCAGACATTTTATCAAAAGCCTCAAACAGAACATCCTCCCTAAATCCATTCCTAAGTTCTGAAAACGCGGCACAACACCAGACAATTGATATCCCAATTGATTTAATCATCACAGAAAACAATCCGAGAAAAACTTTTAATGAGACAAGCATACGAGAACTTGCCGACTCGATATCTCAATATGGATTGTTACAACCTATTGTTGTCAGGAAAAAAGCAGGCAAATATGAACTCATCAACGGAGAAAGAAGATACCGTGCCCACAAACTATTAAAATCCAAAACAATTCCTGCGGTGGTCAAAAACGTAGAACAAATTGACATCACAAAATTACCCGAGATCAAACTAGTTGAAAATCTCCAAAGGGAAGACTTATCTGAATCGGACCTTGCCCTCTCACTCCAAGAATTAAAAAACCGTCATAAAGAAACCAACGAACAATTGGCAAAAAGAATTAGTAAATCAGCACAATGGGTAAAAACAAAAATCGCACACGCTGAGATCTTAAAGGAAACTAGCCTTAACTCAAATGTAGATAAATCCCATCCAATTTACCAAATCCCAACAAGCCTATTTACAGAAATTGCACCACTTGATGTTTCAAATCGCAAAAAAGCCATCGATTACCTCATCAAAGGACTCGAGAAAAAAGGTGACTTCCCTTCCAGAAATGACCTTCGCGAATATGTAAGACCTTTAAAACCAACCAAACAAACAAAAGCAAAACCGAAACTAAGCCAATTGGAACTAAAAGACTTAAAATCAAAACTGGCGAAAATCAAAGAAAAAATATCTGTTTTACAAAATGAAAAAGCGATCCTAGAAGAAACAATTCGAAAGTATAAGAAGTAA
- a CDS encoding helix-turn-helix domain-containing protein, protein MKTNRKGIWIPVWIENLNLSHSQTKLFAEIVSLYENGGCFASNRYFSEILGLKADTISRLITSLKQLGILEQTGFDGRRRFLKPILQFQPEALEKNPSLTNVTISNKIQTTTANNSKPALDSSYVPSITVQLKNTVHTKTSFEEFKVWSESTLSHSTHSKILHFTSPDSMEESLQRIWNQWMEKTKPKSNSFQVGIV, encoded by the coding sequence ATGAAAACTAACCGAAAAGGAATATGGATCCCCGTTTGGATTGAAAACCTAAACTTATCCCATAGCCAAACAAAACTCTTTGCCGAAATCGTTTCGCTCTATGAAAACGGTGGTTGTTTTGCATCCAATCGTTATTTCAGTGAAATCCTAGGCCTGAAAGCTGACACCATTTCAAGACTCATCACGTCTCTGAAACAACTAGGTATCCTGGAACAAACTGGATTTGATGGAAGGAGACGTTTTCTAAAACCAATCCTTCAGTTCCAACCAGAAGCCCTGGAAAAAAATCCAAGTCTAACCAATGTGACAATTAGCAACAAAATCCAAACCACCACCGCAAACAATTCCAAACCAGCATTGGATTCTAGTTACGTCCCTAGTATTACAGTACAATTAAAGAATACAGTACATACAAAAACTTCCTTTGAAGAATTTAAAGTTTGGAGTGAAAGTACATTATCCCATTCAACGCATTCCAAAATTTTACATTTCACTTCTCCCGACTCTATGGAAGAAAGTTTACAAAGAATTTGGAACCAGTGGATGGAAAAAACAAAACCGAAATCCAATTCGTTTCAGGTGGGAATTGTATGA
- a CDS encoding TetR/AcrR family transcriptional regulator — MRKNTYHHGDLKNSIIKSCHKLLQKKGMTDFSLREVAHLSGVSHAAVYRHFQHKDEVLEILSAIGFDRLASLQKKVAKDKKNPDEYFVKLGLVYIQFALKNPNYYKLMFQTKREKESKDLKRSKLKSYAVLVHGCRFFLKAKKRKENHRSFALMSWSLVHGFSNLSLETNFPISEGKRLNQTQIELAETMLRFAT; from the coding sequence GTGAGAAAAAATACCTACCATCATGGAGATTTAAAAAATTCCATTATCAAATCCTGCCACAAACTACTTCAAAAAAAAGGGATGACCGATTTTTCACTGAGGGAGGTTGCCCATTTATCTGGAGTTTCTCATGCGGCAGTCTACCGGCATTTCCAACACAAGGATGAAGTGTTAGAAATCTTATCTGCAATTGGATTTGATCGATTGGCTTCCTTACAGAAAAAAGTCGCAAAAGACAAAAAAAATCCCGACGAATATTTTGTAAAACTTGGACTTGTGTACATCCAATTTGCTTTGAAAAATCCGAATTATTATAAACTGATGTTCCAAACAAAACGAGAAAAAGAATCAAAAGATTTGAAAAGGTCAAAATTGAAATCGTATGCAGTACTCGTCCATGGTTGTCGCTTTTTCCTTAAAGCTAAAAAAAGAAAAGAAAACCACCGTAGTTTTGCACTCATGTCTTGGTCACTTGTCCATGGATTTAGTAATTTAAGTTTAGAAACCAATTTTCCCATTTCCGAAGGCAAACGATTGAACCAAACTCAAATCGAGTTGGCAGAAACAATGCTTCGTTTTGCAACTTGA
- a CDS encoding PaaI family thioesterase: MQTLSTQETQAILKEMTENFNHGGRKITVPPPIFVAMNAEIISYTKGKSITVSFPVTEEQTNPMGMMQGGVIAAAFDNAFGPLSYLVAKRPTTTIDMNIQYIRGVAVGQKVIVKADIEAKGFSTIHMVGEMRTEKDKLLATATTNLLILKIPGGLGE, translated from the coding sequence ATGCAAACACTGAGCACCCAGGAAACACAGGCCATTTTAAAAGAAATGACTGAAAATTTTAATCACGGTGGTAGAAAAATCACAGTTCCACCGCCCATTTTTGTGGCCATGAATGCTGAGATCATTTCCTATACAAAAGGGAAAAGTATCACTGTTTCGTTTCCTGTTACGGAAGAACAAACAAATCCTATGGGAATGATGCAAGGCGGCGTGATTGCGGCTGCATTTGATAATGCATTCGGGCCTCTCAGTTACTTGGTGGCAAAACGACCAACGACAACAATCGACATGAATATCCAATACATCCGGGGAGTGGCAGTTGGCCAAAAAGTAATTGTAAAAGCTGACATCGAAGCAAAAGGATTTTCAACGATTCATATGGTAGGGGAGATGAGAACGGAAAAAGATAAATTGTTAGCAACAGCGACTACCAATTTATTGATTTTAAAAATTCCCGGTGGGTTAGGGGAGTAA
- a CDS encoding TetR/AcrR family transcriptional regulator, with amino-acid sequence MPVPQKIPNKSDNKKQLARERSTERILASAIVLFSKHGFAQTTMEMIANHAKISKGLAYNYFKSKNQIFEQIIDSHLAKQERFYNNIPPNLSAKEYVREFFIRSIQFAKEERKTMVLITVCLFQPSAVSLSKKMIENVERRFAPFKEAMRERFRAYGIKDPDKEMIFIKTFLHGVIMSQHFNDTTMCTPTIIEMLLERYDSK; translated from the coding sequence ATGCCAGTGCCACAAAAGATTCCCAATAAATCCGATAACAAAAAGCAACTCGCTAGGGAGAGATCAACCGAGAGAATATTAGCCTCTGCGATTGTCCTTTTCTCAAAACACGGATTTGCCCAAACGACGATGGAAATGATCGCCAACCATGCAAAAATTTCCAAAGGGTTAGCTTATAATTATTTTAAAAGTAAAAATCAAATCTTTGAACAAATCATCGATTCCCATTTAGCAAAACAGGAAAGATTTTATAACAATATCCCACCTAACTTATCTGCAAAAGAGTATGTCAGGGAGTTTTTCATTCGATCCATTCAGTTCGCAAAAGAAGAAAGAAAAACGATGGTTTTGATTACTGTATGCCTTTTCCAACCAAGTGCAGTTTCACTTTCCAAAAAAATGATCGAAAATGTGGAAAGGCGGTTTGCTCCTTTCAAAGAAGCAATGCGGGAACGTTTTAGAGCTTATGGGATCAAAGACCCCGATAAAGAAATGATTTTCATTAAAACCTTTTTGCATGGTGTGATCATGAGCCAACATTTTAATGATACCACCATGTGCACTCCGACGATTATCGAAATGCTTCTCGAACGGTACGATTCTAAATAA
- a CDS encoding pyrimidine/purine nucleoside phosphorylase, which yields MSSFTSVTVLKSANIYFDGKVTSRTVLFPNGEKKTLGIMLPGEYEFGADQKEIMEIQSGKLSVLLPGSETWLQINGQATFEVPAGSKFKLKIETVTDYCCSYV from the coding sequence ATGAGTTCATTTACATCCGTAACAGTACTAAAATCTGCAAACATTTATTTCGATGGTAAGGTGACGAGTCGCACCGTTTTATTCCCCAATGGAGAGAAAAAAACCCTTGGGATCATGTTGCCTGGTGAGTATGAATTTGGAGCGGATCAGAAAGAAATTATGGAAATCCAATCTGGTAAATTATCGGTGTTATTACCAGGATCCGAAACATGGCTTCAAATTAACGGTCAAGCTACCTTTGAAGTCCCTGCTGGATCCAAGTTCAAATTGAAAATTGAAACAGTAACGGATTATTGCTGTTCTTACGTTTGA
- a CDS encoding YegP family protein, with translation MSAKFEIYKDKAGEFRFRLKAANGEIIASSEGYSSKQACENGIKSVKTNAADAGIDDQT, from the coding sequence ATGTCAGCAAAATTTGAAATCTACAAAGACAAAGCAGGAGAATTCCGATTCCGACTCAAAGCAGCCAATGGTGAAATCATTGCATCTAGTGAAGGATACTCATCGAAACAAGCATGTGAGAACGGCATCAAATCAGTAAAAACCAATGCCGCAGATGCAGGAATCGACGATCAAACGTAA
- a CDS encoding 7TM diverse intracellular signaling domain-containing protein produces the protein MIQRDLLFNLWLLIVFLSITSCTSKLPERPIIQYSFQNLTLEQVLSEDVVWSKPEEMKYNFGYWKRYVWVKFELINHSESPSQYILDIESPWVDEVILAWKSLATVNTIEYRGSDSHTLKEIPHRNPVFSLDLSPNEKRIVYLKITNVGILSAPLRIWTRNSFFDRVERDYIANGIYFGIIFALLLYNLLIFVSVKEKAYLFYCLYLTTLLINYALLGGFFKQLLIPESYLNIKPYLYTSVNASLLFVGLFSLTFLNLKSLNPKLDRLILGSAVTIGVFSVFSFFIPYHWMEISFIYTFPYFLLLLVSSGIYSYWKGVKSSQFFVLAWVTLFVGVIVDSLTKASILPTTTFGRYGVQIGTAFEVILFSLALGRRLRFLLEENISSQNQLTTIRKDLETARRIQMRILPAEVPKSHQFSAIVSYLPLYDIGGDFYDYFDSNENELGIVIADVTGHGVSAALDSSTVKIAFRNAKGFMHSPKQLMAEMNRFLCTSLNARFVSAAYFYFDFDQMKLTFSSAGNPPLILIRDREVQSVECPGLLLGVKPDFSYEQNEILLKKGDRLLIFTDGLYENLKPNEDMYSILFPEIRPIVGLAHHDFHQKLLERLSSVRTILKDDITFISLDIV, from the coding sequence ATGATCCAAAGGGATTTGTTATTCAATCTATGGCTACTCATTGTTTTTTTATCAATCACAAGTTGTACTTCCAAATTACCAGAAAGACCAATCATACAATATAGTTTTCAGAATTTAACTTTAGAACAAGTGCTAAGTGAAGATGTGGTTTGGTCCAAACCCGAGGAAATGAAATATAACTTTGGTTATTGGAAACGGTATGTTTGGGTAAAATTCGAACTCATTAATCATTCTGAATCTCCTTCTCAGTATATTTTGGATATTGAGTCACCTTGGGTGGATGAAGTCATTTTGGCCTGGAAGTCTCTTGCAACGGTGAACACGATTGAATACAGGGGTAGCGATTCTCATACACTCAAAGAAATTCCACATCGAAACCCGGTCTTTTCACTCGATTTGTCACCAAACGAAAAAAGGATCGTTTACTTAAAAATAACAAATGTCGGTATCCTATCGGCACCACTTAGGATATGGACTCGAAATTCATTCTTTGATCGAGTGGAAAGAGATTACATTGCCAATGGAATTTATTTCGGAATCATCTTCGCATTATTACTCTATAACCTACTGATATTTGTTAGTGTAAAAGAAAAAGCTTACCTTTTCTATTGCCTGTATCTAACAACTCTTCTCATCAATTATGCACTGCTCGGTGGTTTTTTTAAACAATTGCTAATTCCTGAATCCTATCTAAACATTAAGCCATACTTATATACTTCAGTGAATGCATCCCTCTTGTTTGTAGGACTTTTTTCACTTACCTTCTTAAATTTAAAAAGTTTAAATCCGAAATTGGATCGATTGATTTTGGGAAGTGCAGTGACGATCGGCGTGTTTTCCGTTTTTTCTTTTTTTATCCCTTATCATTGGATGGAAATATCCTTCATATATACTTTTCCTTATTTTCTTCTATTGCTAGTGTCATCTGGAATTTACTCTTATTGGAAGGGCGTCAAGTCTTCGCAATTTTTCGTTTTGGCTTGGGTAACTTTGTTTGTCGGAGTCATTGTGGATTCCTTGACAAAGGCCTCTATTCTACCAACCACAACATTTGGTAGATATGGTGTTCAAATTGGAACTGCATTTGAAGTCATTTTATTTTCTTTGGCTCTCGGGCGGAGACTGCGATTTTTATTAGAGGAAAATATATCTTCTCAAAACCAGCTAACAACGATTCGCAAAGATTTGGAAACTGCTCGTCGAATCCAAATGAGGATTTTGCCTGCAGAAGTTCCGAAATCTCATCAATTTTCGGCGATTGTTTCTTATCTGCCTCTTTATGATATTGGAGGTGATTTTTATGATTACTTCGACTCCAATGAAAACGAATTAGGAATTGTGATCGCAGATGTGACTGGGCATGGAGTGAGTGCAGCACTTGATTCATCTACAGTGAAGATTGCCTTTAGGAATGCAAAAGGTTTCATGCATTCTCCAAAACAATTGATGGCAGAGATGAATCGATTTTTGTGCACAAGTCTAAATGCACGGTTTGTCAGTGCTGCTTATTTCTATTTTGATTTTGATCAAATGAAATTAACATTTAGTTCCGCTGGGAATCCTCCTTTAATTCTCATTCGAGATAGGGAAGTCCAGTCAGTTGAATGCCCTGGATTGTTACTTGGTGTAAAACCTGATTTCTCCTATGAACAAAATGAAATTTTACTCAAAAAAGGAGACAGGTTATTAATTTTTACAGATGGTTTGTATGAAAATTTGAAGCCCAACGAAGATATGTATTCCATCTTATTTCCTGAGATTCGACCCATTGTTGGATTAGCACATCATGATTTTCACCAAAAATTATTAGAACGATTGTCTTCTGTTAGAACAATTCTAAAGGATGACATTACTTTTATTTCACTCGATATAGTATGA
- a CDS encoding MASE3 domain-containing protein, which produces MKQIQFFGMILLFCIIPMACILFFPEVFYKEFPIESFVVFHNITEIFSIIVSFSIFGLGYSSYSQSRNTQTYFLSIGFLVIGLIDFMHTLGYKGMPDFVTPNSGNKSTQFWLIARFITALVFIVAVYVKPNRRYSAFRGNLYIFVAFLFVGFVYSLVIFNSHLIPDTYIHGVGLTQFKKNSELVIMLMLVVAIVLYSFSKSLHSDKQRQYFLSAFIICFFSELVFAVYTSVFDVFNVLGHVFKVVAFQFIYKAVFVSAINEPYEKLIHSNVVLSKEIQENEEYAKVIQKSLKEKENLIGEIFHRTKNSMELVRSLLMIQSSDFPDDQNIRKIVDNTSLKIQTMSLVHDHLYQNKDLSEIQVSDYLLSLTEMVKAMFPNKGKGVEIQLEANQGVLLLDTAVPLGLIFTELLSNSLKYAFKDFANGKISIKFMIEGDRSHFEYKDNGIGLPVSFDINDQKKLGLSLLKIIAEKQMGGTLSIDGTQGFSLQFDFPNNLYKRRV; this is translated from the coding sequence TTGAAACAAATCCAGTTTTTTGGGATGATACTGCTTTTCTGTATCATTCCTATGGCATGTATCTTGTTTTTTCCTGAAGTTTTCTACAAAGAATTTCCTATTGAGTCTTTTGTTGTATTTCATAATATCACAGAAATCTTTAGTATCATTGTTTCATTTTCCATTTTTGGATTAGGGTATTCTTCCTACTCCCAGAGTCGAAATACACAAACTTACTTTTTAAGTATTGGGTTTTTGGTGATAGGGCTCATTGATTTTATGCATACATTGGGTTATAAGGGTATGCCTGATTTTGTTACACCCAACTCGGGCAATAAATCCACTCAGTTTTGGCTCATAGCAAGGTTCATAACGGCTCTAGTTTTCATTGTAGCAGTCTATGTAAAACCTAATAGGCGATATAGTGCCTTTAGGGGAAATTTATATATCTTTGTTGCGTTTTTGTTCGTTGGTTTTGTTTATTCGTTGGTGATTTTTAATTCGCATCTCATTCCAGATACATATATCCATGGTGTTGGTCTAACTCAGTTCAAAAAGAATTCTGAGTTAGTGATCATGTTGATGTTGGTTGTGGCGATCGTATTGTATTCCTTTTCAAAATCTTTACACTCTGATAAACAAAGGCAATATTTTTTAAGTGCATTTATCATTTGTTTCTTTAGTGAGTTAGTATTTGCAGTCTATACAAGTGTTTTTGATGTCTTTAATGTACTCGGTCATGTTTTTAAAGTAGTTGCCTTTCAGTTTATATATAAGGCAGTTTTTGTGTCTGCGATTAACGAACCATATGAAAAGTTAATCCATTCGAATGTAGTACTTTCCAAGGAAATTCAAGAAAACGAAGAGTATGCAAAGGTAATTCAAAAGTCATTAAAAGAAAAAGAAAATTTGATCGGCGAGATATTCCACCGTACAAAAAACTCGATGGAGCTGGTTCGGTCTTTACTGATGATTCAATCCTCAGATTTTCCAGATGATCAAAACATACGTAAAATCGTAGATAATACATCTCTCAAAATTCAAACGATGTCGCTTGTGCATGATCATTTGTATCAAAATAAAGACTTAAGTGAAATCCAAGTATCGGATTATCTTTTATCGCTTACTGAAATGGTGAAGGCAATGTTTCCAAACAAAGGGAAAGGAGTCGAAATCCAGCTAGAAGCGAATCAAGGAGTACTGTTACTCGATACTGCCGTTCCGTTAGGATTAATTTTTACAGAGCTTCTTTCTAATAGTTTAAAATATGCATTCAAAGATTTCGCAAATGGTAAGATTTCGATCAAGTTTATGATTGAGGGAGATAGATCTCATTTTGAATACAAAGATAATGGGATTGGGTTGCCAGTCTCATTTGATATCAATGATCAAAAAAAATTGGGATTGAGTCTATTAAAGATCATCGCTGAGAAACAAATGGGAGGAACCTTGAGTATTGATGGTACTCAAGGATTTTCGTTACAATTTGATTTTCCGAATAATTTATATAAAAGAAGAGTTTAA
- a CDS encoding hemin-degrading factor, which translates to MNDTLKQKWETLKTEIPNLRIRDAAKHLNVSEVELLTTCIGQGVKQLKPNFAEFLLETPKLGYVMALTRNESCVHERKGTYSNLSVNGQTALAVGEDIDLRIFLKDWKFGFYVEDLKRDSITKSFQFFDPSGEAVHKIYKTEKSSDEGWEVLKDTFVDESIPFTNDLVGRERKIETNDKNLIPKFLEEWSRLEDTHDFFTLLRKYDYSREFSLQSAEGKFSYRISVNEFIELLNKVSKMDLEIMIFVGNPSIIQIHTGKIKNLQIMGPWFNVLDPIFNLHLRTDQIQTSYVVNKPTRDGMVTSIELFDKEGNLILQMFGKRKPGIPQSKTWFELVHDSIGRENILNSSFI; encoded by the coding sequence ATGAACGATACATTAAAACAAAAATGGGAAACACTCAAAACCGAAATCCCAAACCTACGAATTCGAGACGCAGCCAAACATTTAAACGTAAGTGAAGTAGAACTCCTTACAACATGCATTGGCCAGGGAGTCAAACAGCTAAAACCTAATTTCGCGGAATTCCTTTTGGAAACGCCAAAACTTGGGTATGTAATGGCTTTAACTCGCAACGAATCGTGTGTCCACGAAAGGAAAGGGACTTACTCCAATTTATCAGTCAATGGACAAACTGCCTTAGCTGTTGGAGAAGACATTGATCTAAGAATCTTTTTGAAAGATTGGAAATTTGGATTTTATGTGGAAGACTTAAAAAGAGATTCGATTACGAAAAGTTTTCAATTTTTTGATCCATCAGGCGAAGCCGTACACAAAATCTACAAAACCGAAAAATCATCTGATGAAGGATGGGAAGTACTGAAGGATACTTTTGTAGATGAAAGCATTCCATTTACAAATGATTTAGTTGGTAGAGAGCGAAAGATTGAAACGAATGATAAAAATCTGATACCGAAATTTTTAGAAGAATGGAGTCGACTAGAAGACACTCACGATTTTTTCACCTTACTTAGAAAATACGATTATTCTCGTGAGTTTTCTTTACAATCCGCAGAAGGGAAATTTTCCTATCGAATATCGGTCAATGAATTCATCGAATTATTAAACAAAGTAAGTAAAATGGATCTCGAAATTATGATTTTTGTTGGTAATCCAAGTATCATTCAAATCCATACCGGCAAAATCAAAAATTTACAAATCATGGGGCCCTGGTTCAATGTTTTAGATCCAATTTTTAATTTGCACTTAAGAACCGATCAAATTCAAACTTCTTATGTTGTAAACAAACCAACAAGAGATGGAATGGTTACTTCTATAGAATTATTTGACAAAGAAGGTAATCTCATATTACAAATGTTTGGTAAAAGAAAACCAGGGATTCCTCAATCAAAAACTTGGTTTGAACTAGTCCATGATTCCATTGGAAGGGAAAATATTTTAAACTCTTCTTTTATATAA
- a CDS encoding heme ABC transporter ATP-binding protein codes for MSLIGKNISYQIGNRLILEDISIEIKPGELHVLIGRNGAGKSTLFHILCGDTKLQSGKVHCNEEEIESIPKTELAKLRAVFSQDTQINFPIPSEQIIALGRYPHITDKLKNKEIVEACLDITSSTILKHQHYPTLSGGEKQKINFGRILAQVWETPPRYLFLDEPVSAQDIPNQYQTLNICRHMANKGYAVFMILHDLNLASQYADRVTLIDKGKLIQSGTAEEVLTTKNLEIAFGIKTKILKTNEINFIIPEIIGGPI; via the coding sequence ATGAGCCTCATCGGTAAAAACATTTCCTATCAGATTGGCAACAGACTGATTCTTGAAGATATTAGTATCGAAATCAAACCGGGAGAATTACATGTTCTCATCGGTCGTAATGGAGCAGGGAAATCTACTTTATTCCATATTTTATGCGGGGACACGAAACTCCAATCAGGAAAAGTACATTGTAACGAAGAAGAAATCGAATCCATTCCAAAGACTGAACTTGCAAAACTCAGAGCAGTCTTTTCGCAAGATACACAAATCAACTTTCCGATTCCCTCAGAACAGATCATTGCGCTTGGACGATACCCACATATTACAGATAAACTCAAAAATAAAGAGATCGTGGAGGCTTGCTTAGACATTACAAGTTCGACGATACTAAAACACCAACACTATCCAACTTTATCAGGAGGTGAAAAACAAAAGATCAATTTCGGCAGGATCTTAGCACAGGTTTGGGAAACACCCCCAAGGTATTTATTTCTGGATGAACCAGTTTCTGCCCAAGACATTCCCAACCAATACCAAACTTTAAATATCTGCCGACATATGGCAAACAAAGGTTACGCGGTATTCATGATCTTACATGATTTAAATTTAGCATCTCAGTATGCTGATAGAGTTACATTGATCGACAAAGGAAAACTCATTCAATCAGGTACTGCAGAAGAAGTATTAACCACAAAGAATTTAGAAATCGCATTCGGAATCAAAACAAAGATTCTGAAAACTAATGAAATCAATTTTATCATACCTGAGATCATAGGAGGTCCAATATGA